The Puntigrus tetrazona isolate hp1 chromosome 19, ASM1883169v1, whole genome shotgun sequence genome has a segment encoding these proteins:
- the crybg2 gene encoding uncharacterized protein crybg2, which produces MARRSFSTKKSLRNLFSKSEANLKESVEKDDSGKGILRSFKWKSKKSESAEESLKAARTESETLEAGDSETQDDEKWTKRRTSLFGTVLRSKKVQHSYSESDLHKTKGFNISLSWKKKKKKRDQTQDLPSNSGISGVKDHISEQEEFDNQVDTEENQVGSAPDTSSTSGQSQSQDVLSDVSTLNKEDAGFMPSDLDSTSIPYIDSSQSDSDVYQTPPDSPSANKYAQYSSSQHSHSECNITDSFSSVPDLETTASTDPCTVHNSNVDLNPSGVSLRDGHSFSDFELSKSGISTDVEINTVARYVTPIKDENVFQKESHLQCEESDDVTSAVLSIHQSSTSFIPKSSIHETSASCIPQTSQSFISSTTQSFDSSIPHNSTSDILDGFTSNRSFTSLNSYSAETLLEHSSSLPPYIVSTEADDSQTNTANNRNMSASDDDTDPSSADTVSAMPDVIVSSTLPSSKITKSLEADTDKNPILSLSNTDFSESDLSSVPQSIPTIDVYATSESSLLKQSHPQNNCETISMESYENNNYSSLTYATDSENPFPAEPVLLENDSNVSLPQSAVSSTYTIIKSTVTFNLSGPSDLINPDHSQRALSNYISYSDLETRDQISQESDQAKLANSSETSSDFPDSGISSTLTSEVSTAYLIHSLHSLYLDVSDQVDTQEYKDPEEDVQGASSQECHELIDQDDTTAVLTTRNYLQNKFGPDVEEGSGLDDIYNEHHDVTVLQDYEPDQMTEVQAESAAEMPEKKKDGQEFEEEIKLGDEKYVVPSNQEAEQIMDVLPQQQIIYYNFSEKYEVVKEKKDEMQHVQSTRDASAMRAEVCGGTKMLTGQAEQQIHHLAPLKPALPVDPDCSPQECTSAPPFSDPEKVSLADSRMETHSHLEICLHPLAPQQSSEEITILEDTARCKYQTSADNHAEREEYTSSEETEDIATFLPGTQDSESQEQETFRHNRDTSYKQGEVTVTKIKSARDNITHSNWVQISESTPDNRRENKDSTEVGAILEQLPSRGLIPGERSLHASTVLGTVIEESEAENQVETEPGSDIDMNSGVAVLSTKLSRPSSSREGREDTMVVRKVSLVSTDKEGSFGDYESPLDGMRFKDRSEPSKASPELERRWKSLHSNSEEQQSSFTERSDYTFTDSTYLRSSQLSPSYERGVYTSHFRSPETQPTAFSSESDGSLDNSNWKVGESEVHQSSESYTSGRSRVELSLPVARESEGEQEIRKTVFDSQAHFDSRLMIVEADDYSFDVFQATRVDLIPSPTSPEPEPISSSSFSEMDNLVDTLKSMERPVRQRVQRTPSNTPFSSLPPIEEDAPISSPSPLSPRTPISPITEPKLLNGVSSLPLDIGLNWSAPKDMRSPLTMMKEQHLGETQNRGLSLPLRASALNSIVMRRSSLNDLSPEESSTKGLVNGGSSRLENSFFFQPTENGKSSNRSIFRAASLPEISPSHERISSATKGSDALLGSRFERFSFLTSPSNSLSGIAETSRISVAPSVQPNSQDASSFDHKSTMELYRSLPSETLLKNSQPLSLQRSSSLDGGLLINDTMSFQVDKKQEPERNLLLKYRAFPDAYLTKEKEHGKLNPRPGKMLIYDKPGMTGERIEVRGDVVDATPWEFTGTISIRVIRGGWVLYEKPDFKGEKVALDEGDIELTNPFGPQDEEMLDQQNGTTQDHEEEEHESRPQLKKKFVIGSIRRAVRDYSVPEISLFPEENAEGKKVTFRDTSEDSRIFGFPVRANSIIINAGLWLVFAEPFFQGVPRVLEVGGFSTPASWGVTHPYVGSLHPLKIGEPRVENLYEPKIVLYEKPYFTGKSREIYTSMRDFLSRVDKQQSLFMFSAGSLKVIGGCWVGYEKEGFRGYQYLLEEGEYHDWRVWGGVNSELRCLCIFGIKPFIFILIFAASSKL; this is translated from the exons AACTGAGTCTGAGACACTGGAAGCTGGCGACAGTGAAACTCAAGATGATGAGAAGTGGACTAAACGCAGGACTTCTCTGTTTGGCACCGTTCttaggtcaaag aaaGTGCAACACAGTTACTCAGAGAGTGATCTTCATAAAACCAAGGGCTTTAATATATCCTTATcctggaagaagaagaagaagaaaagagatcAAACCCAGGATCTTCCGAGCAATAGTGGCATCTCAGGAGTCAAGGATCATATCAGTGAACAAGAAGAATTTGACAACCAGGTAGACACAGAAGAAAATCAGGTTGGTTCTGCACCAGATACCTCCAGTACTTCTGGCCAGTCCCAGTCCCAGGATGTCCTGAGTGACGTGTCTACGCTTAATAAGGAGGATGCAGGTTTTATGCCTTCAGATCTGGACAGTACATCAATACCATATATCGACTCTTCACAGTCTGATAGTGATGTTTACCAGACACCCCCAGATAGCCCATCTGCTAATAAATATGCTCAGTACTCCAGCTCTCAGCACTCCCACTCTGAGTGTAACATCACTGACTCATTCAGTTCTGTTCCTGATCTGGAAACTACAGCAAGTACTGACCCATGCACAGTCCATAATTCAAACGTAGATCTGAACCCAAGTGGTGTCTCTTTAAGGGATGGTCATTCTTTCTCTGATTTCGAACTATCTAAATCAGGAATATCAACAGATGTTGAGATCAACACAGTCGCTAGATACGTTACTCCTATCAAAGATgagaatgtttttcaaaaagagTCACACCTGCAATGTGAAGAATCAGATGATGTAACCTCTGCCGTCCTCTCTATTCACCAGAGTTCCACCTCTTTCATCCCTAAGAGTTCCATTCATGAAACATCAGCATCTTGCATTCCACAGACATCCCAAAGTTTCATCTCTTCCACCACTCAAAGTTTTGACTCTTCCATCCCTCACAATTCCACCTCTGATATCCTTGATGGTTTCACTTCAAACCGTTCTTTCACCAGCTTGAACTCATATTCTGCTGAAACCCTTCTAGaacattcctccagtcttccaCCTTACATTGTATCTACTGAGGCAGATGATTCTCAAACCAACACTGCAAATAACAGAAACATGTCTGCCAGCGACGATGACACTGACCCTTCCAGTGCTGATACTGTTTCAGCCATGCCAGATGTGATTGTGTCTAGCACTTTGCCGTCCTCCAAAATCACAAAGAGTTTGGAGGCTGATACTGATAAAAACCCAATTTTATCTCTCTCCAATACTGATTTTTCTGAAAGTGATTTAAGCTCAGTACCTCAGAGTATACCCACAATCGATGTATATGCCACTTCTGAATCAAGTTTACTGAAACAATCTCACCCTCAAAATAATTGTGAGACCATTTCAATGGAATCCTATGAAAACAACAATTACTCTTCCTTGACATATGCCACTGACTCAGAGAATCCTTTTCCTGCTGAACCTGTCCTTCTTGAGAATGATTCAAATGTTTCTTTACCTCAGTCAGCTGTGTCGAGCACCTACACCATCATTAAGTCAACTGTAACCTTTAACCTTTCAGGTCCTTCAGACCTCATCAACCCTGACCATTCTCAAAGAGCCCTCTCTAACTATATCTCCTATTCAGATCTGGAAACCCGAGACCAAATAAGCCAGGAGAGTGACCAAGCTAAACTGGCAAACTCTTCAGAAACTTCCTCAGATTTCCCGGACAGTGGTATCTCCAGCACATTGACCTCTGAAGTCTCAACTGCCTACTTAATTCATTCTCTTCATTCTCTTTACTTAGATGTTTCAGACCAGGTAGACACACAAGAGTATAAAGATCCTGAGGAGGATGTTCAGGGGGCATCTAGTCAAGAATGTCACGAGTTAATTGACCAGGATGATACCACAGCAGTTCTGACTACTAGAAATTACCTTCAGAACAAATTTGGACCGGACGTGGAGGAAGGAAGTGGCTTAgatgacatttataatgaacATCATGATGTTACAGTTCTTCAAGACTATGAACCAGATCAGATGACAGAAGTACAGGCTGAATCAGCAGCAGAGATGcctgaaaagaagaaagatgGACAAGAATTTGAAGAAGAAATTAAACTAGGAGATGAAAAATATGTAGTTCCATCAAATCAAGAAGCAGAGCAAATCATGGATGTTTTACCACAACagcaaattatatattacaatttttctgaaaaatatgaggtggttaaagaaaagaaagatgaaatGCAACATGTCCAAAGCACAAGAGATGCATCTGCAATGCGAGCAGAGGTGTGTGGAGGCACTAAAATGTTGACAGGTCAAGCTGAGCAGCAGATTCACCATCTCGCCCCACTAAAACCAGCCCTTCCAGTCGATCCAGACTGTAGCCCTCAAGAATGCACTTCGGCTCCTCCCTTCTCTGATCCAGAGAAGGTATCGCTTGCAGATTCAAGAATGGAAACACACAGTCACCTGGAGATTTGTCTCCACCCCTTGGCCCCGCAGCAGTCAAGCGAAGAGATAACAATACTGGAGGACACGGCAAGGTGCAAATACCAAACAAGCGCCGATAACCACGCTGAGAGGGAGGAATACACCAGCAGTGAAGAGACTGAGGATATAGCCACATTTCTCCCAGGAACACAGGACAGTGAAAGTCAAGAACAAGAGACCTTCAGACACAACAGAGACACAAGCTACAAACAGGGAGAGGTGACAGTGACAAAGATAAAGTCAGCCAGAGATAATATCACTCACAGTAACTGGGTACAAATCAGTGAAAGTACACCAGACAACAGAAGGGAAAACAAAGATTCGACAGAAGTTGGCGCCATTCTTGAACAGCTACCTTCAAGAGGCTTAATACCAGGTGAAAG GTCCTTGCATGCATCCACTGTTCTCGGTACAGTGATTGAAGAGTCAGAAGCAGAGAACCAAGTGGAAACTGAGCCTGGATCTGATATAGACATGAACTCTGGTGTTGCGGTGTTAAGTACAAAGCTCAGTCGGCCATCATCTTCTCGAGAGGGCAGAGAGGATACCATGGTGGTCCGCAAAGTGTCCCTAGTCAGCACTGACAAAGAGGGCAGCTTTGGAGACTATGAAAGTCCATTGGACGGCATGAGGTTTAAAGATCGGTCAGAACCAAGCAAAGCCAGTCCTGAGCTTGAGAGAAGGTGGAAAAGTCTCCATTCTAACTCTGAGGAACAGCAGTCCAGCTTCACGGAGCGTTCAGACTACACGTTCACTGATAGCACATACCTGCGTTCCTCTCAACTGTCCCCCAGCTATGAAAGAGGAGTCTACACGTCTCATTTTCGCTCTCCCGAGACCCAGCCTACTGCTTTTTCCTCAGAGAGTGACGGTAGCCTTGACAACAGTAACTGGAAAGTTGGGGAGAGCGAAGTTCATCAGAGTAGTGAGAGTTACACTAGTGGGAGGAGCAGGGTGGAGCTTAGTTTACCTGTAGcaagagagagcgagggagagcAGGAGATAAGAAAAACAGTCTTTGACTCACAGGCACATTTCGATTCCCGTTTGATGATCGTGGAGGCAGATGACTACTCCTTTGATGTTTTCCAAGCTACGCGGGTAGACCTGATTCCCTCACCTACTAGCCCTGAGCCTGAGCCTATTTCTTCCTCATCCTTCTCAGAAATGGACAACCTGGTAGACACTCTCAAGAGCATGGAGCGACCGGTCCGGCAAAGGGTTCAACGCACACCATCCAACACTCCCTTCTCTTCACTGCCACCTATCGAAGAGGATGCACCAATCTCATCCCCTTCTCCACTCTCTCCTCGTACCCCAATCTCACCTATTACTGAACCAAAGTTGTTGAATGGGGTTTCTAGTTTGCCTTTGGACATTGGCCTTAACTGGAGTGCTCCCAAAGACATGCGTTCTCCATTGACCATGATGAAAGAACAGCATCTCGGAGAGACCCAAAATCGCGGGCTCTCCCTGCCTCTCCGCGCTTCGGCCCTCAACAGCATCGTCATGCGAAGAAGCTCCCTTAACGATCTGAGTCCTGAAGAAAGCTCTACTAAAGGACTCGTGAATGGAGGCTCATCTCGCCTGGAAAACAGCTTCTTCTTCCAGCCAACTGAGAACGGCAAGTCCTCAAACCGCTCCATCTTTCGTGCAGCCTCTCTTCCTGAGATCAGTCCCAGTCACGAGCGGATAAGCTCAGCCACCAAGGGATCCGACGCCTTGCTCGGTTCCCGTTTCGAGCGCTTCTCGTTCCTCACATCTCCATCAAATTCCCTCAGTGGGATCGCTGAAACTTCTCGAATTAGCGTGGCTCCATCTGTTCAACCCAACTCACAAGATGCCTCCAGTTTTGATCACAAGTCCACTATGGAACTTTACCGCTCTCTTCCCTCCGAAACGCTCCTCAAGAACTCTCAACCTTTGAGTCTTCAGCGCAGCAGTAGTCTAGATGGAGGACTTCTAATCAATGATACCATGAGCTTCCAAGTGGACAAAAAGCAAGAACCAGAGCGGAACTTACTCCTCAAATACAGAGCCTTCCCTGATGCTTAT ctcACAAAAGAAAAGGAGCATGGCAAGCTCAATCCTCGACCTGGGAAG atGTTAATCTATGACAAGCCTGGAATGACCGGTGAGAGAATTGAAGTGCGTGGTGATGTTGTGGACGCCACACCATGGGAGTTTACAGGCACTATATCAATCAGAGTGATCAGAGGAGG TTGGGTGTTGTATGAAAAGCCAGATTTCAAAGGGGAAAAGGTTGCTCTGGATGAGGGCGACATTGAGCTGACAAATCCATTTGGACCACAAGATGAAGAAATGCTCGATCAGCAGAACGGAACAACACAGGATCACGAGGAAGAGGAACACGAGTCCAGGCCTCAGCTAAAGAAGAAGTTCGTCATCGGATCCATACGGCGAGCAGTGAGA GATTACAGCGTTCCTGAAATCAGCCTTTTCCCAGAAGAAAATGCAGAAGGCAAGAAGGTCACATTCAGAGACACGTCAGAAGACTCCAGAATTTTTGGCTTCCCAGTCAGAGCAAACTCCATCATCATCAATGCTGGACT ATGGTTGGTGTTTGCGGAGCCCTTCTTTCAGGGTGTCCCGCGCGTGCTTGAAGTCGGGGGATTCTCCACCCCAGCCTCTTGGGGCGTCACACATCCGTATGTGGGCTCCCTACACCCGCTTAAAATA GGGGAACCTAGAGTAGAGAACCTCTATGAGCCAAAA ATTGTGCTCTATGAAAAGCCATATTTCACTGGCAAAAGTAGAGAAATCTACACCAGCATGAGAGATTTCCTGTCAAGAGTGGACAAGCAGCAATCATTGTTTATGTTCAGTGCAGGATCCCTTAAAGTTATTGGAGGCTG CTGGGTCGGCTATGAGAAGGAGGGTTTCCGTGGTTACCAGTATCTTCTGGAGGAGGGAGAGTATCATGACTGGCGGGTGTGGGGAGGAGTGAATTCAGAGCTGCGCTGTCTGTgcatttttggaattaaaccttttattttcattttaatctttgCTGCGTCATCAAAGCTGTaa
- the anxa14 gene encoding annexin A2, whose protein sequence is METEAKSQETSPLTFEGMWWGTLGSVRPFPNFRPERDVAVLHTALEKKDVSTVVRIITNRSNAQRRSLARAYKNFSQKELEAGLKKILSGDLQSLILALMMIPEQFEAHRLRKAMEGAGTDEETLLEILCTRTPQQLSDIRAAYNQEYKRDLEKDLISETSGDFAKLIVALLKKENGPGIIDQDISSLSEELKNKKPAADLWIQILTTRNPDHLRIVLERLEFEKGQTAEDALEGHFKGILSGDLKKGLKTLVRCIQNQYLFLAKRIQTMKAAVLQGVMVAHSEEDLLSVRAAYLQLTGTSLYTALQKQFKSELQQGLLAICRAED, encoded by the exons ATGGAGACAGAAGCTAAGTCACAGGAAACATCTCCACTTACG TTTGAAGGCATGTGGTGGGGGACCCTGGGGTCCGTGCGTCCCTTCCCAAATTTTCGTCCCGAGAGAGATGTTGCAGTCCTTCACACTGCACTGGAGAAGAAAG ATGTGAGCACAGTTGTGAGAATAATAACCAACCGCAGTAATGCTCAGAGACGATCTCTAGCCCGGGCGTACAAGAATTTCTCACAAAAG GAATTGGAAGCAGGTCTGAAGAAGATCCTTTCTGGTGATCTGCAGTCTCTGATACTTGCACTGATGATGATACCAGAGCAGTTTGAGGCTCATCGTTTACGCAAAGCCATGGAG ggtgCTGGAACAGATGAAGAAACTCTTTTAGAGATTTTGTGCACAAGGACGCCACAACAGCTCTCTGACATCAGGGCTGCATACAATCAAG AGTATAAGCGGGATTTGGAGAAAGACTTAATAAGTGAAACCAGTGGAGATTTCGCGAAGCTCATCGTGGCATTATTGAAG AAAGAGAATGGACCAGGAATTATTGACCAAGATATATCA TCTTTATCCGAGGAACTGAAAAACAAGAAGCCTGCGGCTGATCTTTGGATTCAAATACTCACCACAAGAAACCCTGACCATCTCAGAATTG TGCTGGAAAGACTGGAGTTTGAGAAAGGCCAGACAGCGGAGGATGCTTTAGAGGGACATTTTAAAGGAATCCTCTCTGGAGACCTGAAAAAGGGCTTAAAGACTTTAG taCGATGTATACAGAACCAGTATTTATTCTTGGCAAAACGGATCCAGACTATGAAA GCAGCGGTTCTCCAGGGTGTGATGGTGGCTCACAGTGAGGAGGATCTACTGAGTGTTAGAGCGGCGTACCTTCAGTTAACAGGAACTTCACTGTACACAGCCttacag AAGCAGTTTAAAAGTGAACTCCAGCAGGGTTTGCTGGCTATATGCCGTGCAGAAGATTAG